GGCTTTCCCGTCGTCGATGCGGGAACGAAGCTCATCGCGCCGATACAAAAGACCACACCGCGCGATGCGGCCGCCGAAAAAGGGATGAAGGAATTCGACCGTTTTACCGGGCCGGTGAAGGGATATCAGGAGCAGTGTTTCTATCATGCGATGAAGGCCGGGAATGAAGGTGTAACGGTCTCGCTTGTCAACGCCGAACTCAACGGCGGCATGGGCGTATTCGTAAAATACGATCCGAAGGAGCTGCCTGAGTTCACCGAATGGAAAATGACCGGCGAGGGCGCCTATGTCGTCGGTCTTGAACCGGGTAATTGCCGCGTGGAAGGGCGTGCGAAAGAACGCGCCC
The DNA window shown above is from Spirochaetota bacterium and carries:
- a CDS encoding DUF4432 family protein, translating into GFPVVDAGTKLIAPIQKTTPRDAAAEKGMKEFDRFTGPVKGYQEQCFYHAMKAGNEGVTVSLVNAELNGGMGVFVKYDPKELPEFTEWKMTGEGAYVVGLEPGNCRVEGRAKERARGTLRSLTPGEKRDYHLEIGVCTAAVRQ